A part of Bacillus thuringiensis genomic DNA contains:
- the opp3b gene encoding oligopeptide ABC transporter permease: MGRYVLKRFVYMALTLFLITTLTFFLMKLLPGSPLKNQEKLSPAQKEIILEKYGLNDPVPVQYARYLGNLAKGDLGVSFQYDNRPVTDMIVDRIGPSAQLGLQAIILGTFIGLILGIVAALRNNTWVDYGATIISVLGMSVPSFVFAALLQYFVGVKLGWFPVAFWKGPEFTVMPTIALSMAVIATIARFARAELIEVMQADYILTAKAKGISQGVIIIKHALRNALIPVVTILGPMVAGLITGTLVIEQIYAVPGLGEQFVKSITVNDYTVIMGTTIFYSAIFILVIFIVDILYGIIDPRIRLAGGKK; encoded by the coding sequence ATGGGACGTTATGTATTAAAACGTTTCGTGTACATGGCTTTGACATTATTTTTAATTACTACACTGACTTTCTTTTTGATGAAATTACTTCCGGGTTCTCCGCTTAAAAACCAGGAGAAACTATCACCGGCACAAAAAGAAATCATTCTTGAAAAATATGGCTTAAATGATCCAGTACCAGTTCAATATGCGCGTTACTTAGGTAACTTAGCAAAAGGTGATTTAGGGGTATCATTCCAATATGATAACCGTCCAGTAACAGATATGATTGTGGATCGCATTGGACCATCAGCACAACTTGGTTTACAAGCGATTATATTAGGAACATTTATCGGTTTAATCTTAGGAATCGTTGCGGCACTTCGTAACAATACATGGGTCGATTATGGGGCGACAATTATTTCCGTACTCGGGATGTCGGTACCATCGTTCGTATTCGCCGCATTACTACAATATTTCGTAGGGGTAAAACTTGGGTGGTTCCCAGTAGCATTCTGGAAAGGACCAGAGTTTACCGTAATGCCTACAATCGCTTTATCGATGGCAGTTATCGCAACAATCGCACGTTTTGCTCGTGCAGAGTTAATTGAAGTTATGCAAGCTGACTACATTTTAACAGCGAAAGCGAAAGGAATTAGCCAAGGCGTTATCATTATCAAACACGCACTTCGTAACGCGTTAATTCCAGTTGTAACGATTTTAGGACCAATGGTTGCAGGATTAATTACAGGGACATTAGTTATTGAGCAAATTTATGCTGTACCAGGACTAGGGGAACAGTTCGTTAAATCTATTACAGTGAATGACTACACAGTTATTATGGGAACTACAATTTTCTATAGTGCGATTTTCATCTTAGTTATTTTCATTGTTGATATTTTATACGGAATTATTGATCCTCGTATTCGTTTAGCGGGAGGGAAAAAATGA
- the opp3C gene encoding oligopeptide ABC transporter permease, whose amino-acid sequence MMKDVQKLSPDLFQQANQNNVDNEVIARPSLTFWQDVRRRLFQHKGAMFGFILLALIILLAILGPMVSKHSYKEQDLGRAKLPPKIPVIENVHWLPFDGTDQYGVDQYEKRDIKEYFWFGTDDLGRDLWTRTWEGTRVSLYIALLAAAIDLVIGVAYGGISAFYGGRVDNIMQRIMEIINGIPYLIIVILMVIIMGSGIWSITLAMAITGWIGMSRIVRGQILKLKNQEYVLASRTLGATNTQLIVKHLIPNVMGPIIVMTMFTIPTAVFGEAFLSFIGLGIQPPFASLGSLVNDGYKSIQTYPHMMFIPAVVISMLILAFNLMADGLRDALDPKMRK is encoded by the coding sequence ATGATGAAAGATGTACAAAAATTATCTCCAGATTTATTTCAACAAGCCAATCAAAATAATGTTGATAATGAAGTCATTGCCCGTCCAAGCTTAACGTTTTGGCAAGATGTAAGAAGACGTTTGTTCCAACATAAAGGAGCAATGTTTGGTTTCATTTTATTAGCGCTTATTATATTACTAGCAATTTTAGGACCGATGGTAAGTAAGCACTCGTATAAAGAGCAAGATTTAGGTCGTGCGAAATTACCACCGAAAATTCCTGTTATTGAAAATGTTCATTGGCTACCATTTGACGGTACAGATCAATATGGTGTTGACCAATATGAAAAACGTGATATTAAAGAGTATTTCTGGTTCGGTACAGATGATCTTGGACGCGATTTATGGACAAGAACATGGGAAGGTACGCGCGTATCATTATATATCGCTCTTTTAGCAGCAGCAATTGACTTAGTAATTGGGGTTGCATATGGAGGTATTTCAGCGTTCTATGGCGGTAGAGTAGATAATATTATGCAACGTATTATGGAGATTATTAACGGTATTCCATACTTAATCATCGTTATTTTAATGGTAATCATTATGGGATCTGGTATATGGTCAATTACACTCGCAATGGCGATTACAGGTTGGATAGGGATGTCGCGTATCGTTCGTGGACAAATCCTGAAATTAAAAAATCAAGAATACGTATTAGCATCTCGTACATTAGGTGCAACAAATACACAGTTAATTGTAAAACACTTAATCCCGAACGTAATGGGACCAATTATCGTAATGACAATGTTTACAATTCCAACAGCAGTGTTTGGTGAGGCGTTCTTAAGCTTCATCGGTTTAGGTATTCAGCCACCATTCGCATCACTTGGTTCTCTTGTAAACGATGGTTATAAATCAATTCAAACGTATCCACATATGATGTTCATCCCAGCGGTTGTCATCAGTATGTTAATCTTAGCATTCAACTTAATGGCAGACGGATTACGCGACGCGTTAGATCCAAAAATGCGTAAGTAA
- a CDS encoding ABC transporter ATP-binding protein, with amino-acid sequence MKTLLEVKDLQVSFDTHAGEVQAVRGVTFDLKKGETLAIVGESGSGKSVTSKALMGLIPNPPGRIKNGEIVFEGRDLTKLTEKEMQQVRGKDIAMIFQDPMTSLNPTMTIGNQIMEGLIKHQGMSKADARKVALELIDLVGIPNPEARLKQYPHQFSGGMRQRVVIAMALACNPKLLIADEPTTALDVTIQAQILELMKDIQQKTEAAIIFITHDLGVVANVADRVAVMYAGKVVEIGTVDEIFYNPKHPYTWGLIASMPSLDGSEEELYAIPGTPPDLLKPPKGDAFAPRNPQALKIDFEMDPPLFKVSDTHYAATWLLHEQAPEVKPPAVVEKRILQMKAGEQHD; translated from the coding sequence ATGAAAACATTGCTAGAGGTAAAAGATTTGCAAGTCTCCTTTGATACACATGCAGGTGAAGTACAAGCTGTACGCGGTGTTACTTTTGATTTGAAAAAAGGAGAAACATTAGCGATTGTAGGAGAATCTGGTTCTGGTAAATCAGTTACTTCTAAAGCGTTAATGGGATTAATTCCGAATCCTCCAGGACGTATTAAAAACGGTGAAATCGTATTTGAAGGTCGTGACTTAACGAAACTAACAGAAAAAGAAATGCAACAAGTGCGCGGTAAAGATATCGCGATGATTTTCCAAGATCCAATGACATCATTAAACCCAACGATGACAATTGGAAATCAAATTATGGAAGGCCTTATTAAACACCAAGGGATGAGTAAAGCAGATGCACGTAAAGTTGCGTTAGAATTAATCGACCTTGTAGGTATTCCAAATCCAGAAGCGCGCTTAAAACAATATCCTCACCAATTCTCAGGTGGTATGAGACAGCGTGTAGTTATTGCGATGGCGTTAGCTTGCAACCCAAAATTATTAATTGCCGATGAGCCGACAACAGCGCTAGACGTTACAATTCAGGCGCAAATTTTAGAACTTATGAAGGACATTCAGCAAAAAACAGAAGCAGCAATCATTTTCATTACGCATGATTTAGGTGTAGTGGCAAACGTTGCGGACCGCGTAGCAGTTATGTACGCTGGTAAAGTTGTTGAAATTGGAACGGTTGATGAAATTTTCTACAATCCAAAACATCCGTATACTTGGGGCCTAATCGCATCTATGCCAAGTTTAGATGGTTCAGAAGAAGAGTTATATGCAATCCCTGGAACGCCTCCAGATTTATTAAAGCCGCCAAAGGGAGATGCTTTTGCACCACGTAACCCGCAGGCGCTGAAAATTGATTTTGAAATGGACCCACCTTTATTTAAAGTAAGTGATACACACTATGCGGCAACTTGGTTACTTCACGAGCAAGCTCCAGAAGTAAAACCGCCGGCAGTTGTTGAAAAACGTATTCTTCAAATGAAAGCAGGTGAACAACATGACTAA
- a CDS encoding ABC transporter ATP-binding protein, which produces MTKQREKLIEVKNVKQHFDVSGGVVKAVNDISFDIFRGETFGLVGESGCGKSTTGRTIIRLYDATAGEVLFDGENVHGKKSRAQLKKFNRKMQMIFQDPYASLNPRMTVGDIIAEGIDIHGLAKGKKERMDRVHELLITVGLNKEHANRFPHEFSGGQRQRIGIARALAVEPEFIIADEPISALDVSIQAQVVNLLKKLQKEKGLTYLFIAHDLSMVKYISDRIGVMYRGQIVELTTSEELYANPIHPYTKSLLSAIPLPDPDYERNRKRIVYDPSQHDYASEAPTMREIRPGHFVLCSEAEYKKYKEIYQ; this is translated from the coding sequence ATGACTAAACAACGTGAGAAATTAATTGAAGTAAAAAATGTAAAGCAGCACTTCGACGTGAGTGGTGGTGTTGTCAAAGCGGTTAATGATATTTCATTTGATATTTTCCGCGGAGAAACATTTGGTCTTGTAGGAGAATCAGGTTGTGGTAAATCGACAACTGGAAGAACGATTATTCGTTTATATGATGCAACTGCTGGTGAAGTGTTGTTTGATGGTGAAAATGTACATGGTAAAAAATCACGCGCACAACTGAAGAAGTTCAACCGTAAAATGCAAATGATTTTCCAAGATCCATATGCATCATTAAATCCTCGTATGACAGTAGGGGATATTATTGCAGAAGGTATTGATATTCACGGACTAGCAAAAGGAAAAAAAGAGCGTATGGACCGTGTTCATGAATTATTAATCACAGTTGGTTTAAATAAAGAGCACGCAAACCGTTTCCCGCATGAATTCTCAGGTGGACAACGTCAACGTATCGGTATCGCTCGCGCACTTGCTGTAGAACCTGAATTTATCATTGCTGATGAGCCAATCTCAGCACTTGACGTATCAATCCAGGCGCAAGTTGTAAACTTACTGAAAAAGTTACAAAAAGAAAAAGGTTTAACATACTTATTCATTGCCCATGATTTATCAATGGTAAAATACATTAGTGATCGCATCGGCGTAATGTACCGTGGTCAAATCGTTGAGCTAACAACAAGTGAAGAGTTATATGCGAATCCAATTCATCCATATACGAAATCACTATTATCAGCAATCCCGCTTCCAGATCCAGATTATGAGCGCAATCGTAAACGTATCGTATACGATCCATCACAGCATGATTATGCTAGTGAAGCACCAACAATGCGTGAAATTCGCCCAGGACATTTCGTATTATGTTCTGAAGCGGAGTATAAGAAATATAAAGAGATTTATCAATAA
- a CDS encoding MATE family efflux transporter, which yields MLRYTLLKIDIGKEGTDMTAIQAKNGPTEKLSLFLLTWPIFLEVFLFMLMGIADTFMLSALSDDAVSGVGAANQYLHIAILVLEVIGNGAAIVVSQYLGSKRFMEASKISALAVTLNLVVGIIISAGFLLFSKHMMMAMNLQGDVLMYAQGYLSIVGGAIFLQAIINSLAAIIRVHGFTKQAMFISLGMNIIHIAGNYVLIFGKFGFPELGVQGAAISSAVSRLIALIVFFWLLYRVMEYRVKLQYYFTLSKEYIGKILKIGIPSAFEQVMYQACQIVFLYYATYLGTESLAARQYATNISMFTYLFAIAIGMGTAIIIGRLVGGGEKDEAYERVWKSVKWAIGVTLCMVALVITFRTQLMGLFTDNPHIITLGASVLLLSVLLETGRTMNIVIINSLRAAGDAKYPVLIGAFSMVLMSLPLGYFFAFHLDMGLVGIWLAIAIDEWTRAIIMFFRWKSRAWERYALVKPEEQEEIVSVQAQ from the coding sequence ATGTTACGATACACTTTGCTAAAAATAGATATCGGTAAAGAGGGGACGGACATGACAGCAATTCAGGCAAAAAACGGGCCGACAGAGAAATTAAGTTTATTCTTATTAACATGGCCTATTTTTCTAGAAGTTTTTCTATTTATGTTAATGGGGATCGCTGATACTTTCATGTTAAGTGCATTATCAGACGATGCTGTATCTGGGGTTGGTGCAGCGAATCAATATCTCCATATCGCTATTTTGGTACTAGAAGTCATCGGGAACGGCGCAGCTATCGTCGTATCTCAATACCTCGGTTCCAAACGTTTTATGGAAGCATCTAAAATATCAGCTTTAGCCGTCACATTAAATTTAGTGGTCGGAATCATTATAAGCGCTGGTTTTCTTTTATTTTCAAAACATATGATGATGGCAATGAACTTACAAGGCGATGTACTCATGTATGCGCAAGGCTATTTATCCATCGTCGGAGGCGCTATTTTCCTTCAAGCTATTATTAATTCATTAGCCGCAATTATCCGCGTACATGGCTTCACAAAGCAAGCGATGTTTATTTCTCTTGGAATGAATATTATTCATATCGCTGGAAACTACGTACTCATTTTTGGGAAATTTGGTTTCCCAGAGCTCGGTGTACAAGGGGCTGCCATTTCTTCTGCTGTCAGCAGATTAATCGCACTTATCGTTTTCTTCTGGTTACTGTACCGCGTTATGGAATACCGTGTGAAATTACAATATTACTTCACCTTATCAAAAGAATACATCGGGAAAATTTTAAAGATTGGGATTCCATCTGCATTTGAGCAGGTTATGTATCAAGCTTGCCAAATTGTCTTCTTATACTATGCAACATACTTAGGAACAGAATCATTAGCGGCGAGACAATACGCTACGAACATTTCTATGTTCACTTATTTATTCGCGATTGCGATCGGTATGGGAACAGCCATTATTATCGGACGCCTTGTTGGCGGTGGTGAAAAAGACGAAGCGTATGAACGCGTATGGAAAAGTGTAAAGTGGGCAATTGGTGTCACTTTATGTATGGTCGCCCTCGTTATTACATTCCGTACACAATTAATGGGACTATTTACAGATAATCCGCACATTATTACGTTAGGTGCATCAGTTCTTTTACTAAGTGTACTACTTGAAACGGGACGTACGATGAACATCGTCATTATCAATTCACTTCGCGCAGCTGGTGATGCAAAGTATCCAGTTTTAATTGGAGCATTCTCTATGGTGTTAATGAGTTTACCACTCGGTTACTTTTTCGCCTTCCATTTAGATATGGGGCTCGTTGGTATTTGGCTAGCGATTGCTATTGATGAATGGACACGTGCCATCATTATGTTCTTCCGCTGGAAAAGTAGAGCGTGGGAACGTTATGCACTCGTTAAACCTGAAGAACAAGAAGAGATTGTTTCTGTTCAGGCACAGTAA
- a CDS encoding peptide ABC transporter substrate-binding protein, with protein sequence MKKKMPVFVVSTVAMSMMLGACSYQKDEPQANAKGDSGKSGAKQVINLIETQEIPTMDPALSADAVSSRVMTNTMEGLYSLGKDDKLVPGVAKEFQKSEDGKKYTFKLREDAKWSNGEPVTAKDFVYAWQRAINPDTAAKSAYIMYDIKNAEKINKKEMSPDQLGVKAIDDHTLEVELDNSIPYLVDLMVYPIFYPVNEKFVKEQGTKFGLEANTTLYNGPFTLSDWQHERSFKMTKSASYWDNKEVKIEEVNFNIVKDTSTPINLYETNAVDRATLLAEFIDKYKGKPDFQTVEDTSVFFLRLNQKDPALANKNIRKAISLAFERKPFVDTLLNNGSKPATGLIPDNFIKGPDKKDFRAVNGDIVKPNVKEAKKYWEAGKKELGKNEIELELLNEDVELSKKTGEYLKGELEKNLPGLTVKIKQQPFAQKLKLEDAGDYVMSFSGWSADFPDPVTYLDMFVTDGSQNKMKYSNPKYDEIIMKAKKDGSDVNARWKNLLEAEKMLLDDAAIVPVYQRGRAYIQRESIKNMYNHKYGGDLSFKWASVEK encoded by the coding sequence ATGAAAAAAAAGATGCCAGTTTTTGTAGTATCAACAGTAGCGATGAGCATGATGTTAGGGGCATGTAGCTACCAAAAAGATGAACCGCAAGCGAACGCAAAAGGGGATAGCGGGAAAAGCGGTGCGAAGCAAGTTATTAACTTAATTGAAACACAAGAAATTCCAACGATGGATCCAGCGTTATCAGCTGATGCAGTTTCTTCAAGAGTAATGACTAATACGATGGAAGGCTTATACAGTTTAGGAAAAGATGATAAGCTAGTTCCTGGTGTAGCGAAGGAATTCCAAAAGTCAGAAGACGGTAAAAAATATACATTTAAATTACGTGAAGACGCAAAATGGTCAAATGGTGAGCCTGTGACGGCGAAGGATTTCGTATACGCATGGCAAAGAGCGATTAACCCAGATACAGCTGCGAAATCAGCGTACATTATGTATGATATAAAAAATGCAGAGAAAATCAATAAAAAAGAGATGAGTCCAGATCAATTAGGCGTGAAAGCGATTGATGATCATACATTAGAAGTGGAATTAGACAATTCAATTCCATACCTTGTAGATTTAATGGTATATCCAATCTTCTATCCTGTGAATGAAAAGTTTGTAAAAGAGCAAGGTACGAAGTTTGGTTTGGAAGCGAATACAACACTTTATAATGGACCATTTACATTAAGTGATTGGCAACATGAACGTAGCTTTAAAATGACAAAGAGCGCGTCATATTGGGACAATAAAGAAGTGAAGATTGAGGAAGTAAACTTTAATATTGTAAAAGATACGTCTACGCCAATTAATTTATATGAGACAAACGCAGTCGATCGAGCGACGTTATTAGCAGAGTTCATCGATAAATATAAAGGAAAACCAGATTTCCAAACAGTAGAAGATACATCTGTATTCTTCCTTCGTTTAAATCAAAAAGACCCAGCTTTAGCAAATAAAAATATTCGTAAAGCAATTTCACTTGCTTTTGAACGTAAGCCGTTCGTTGATACATTATTAAATAACGGTTCTAAGCCGGCAACAGGATTAATTCCTGATAACTTCATTAAAGGGCCAGATAAGAAAGACTTCCGTGCTGTAAATGGAGATATTGTAAAACCAAACGTGAAAGAAGCGAAGAAATATTGGGAAGCTGGTAAAAAAGAACTTGGTAAAAATGAAATTGAATTAGAGCTATTAAATGAAGACGTTGAATTATCGAAGAAAACAGGTGAATATTTAAAAGGTGAATTAGAAAAGAATTTACCAGGTTTAACAGTGAAAATTAAACAACAGCCATTTGCGCAAAAACTAAAATTAGAAGATGCGGGCGATTATGTGATGTCATTCTCTGGATGGAGTGCAGATTTCCCAGATCCAGTTACATACCTTGATATGTTTGTAACGGACGGATCACAAAATAAAATGAAATACTCTAATCCGAAATATGATGAAATTATCATGAAAGCGAAGAAAGATGGAAGTGATGTAAATGCTCGTTGGAAAAACTTACTAGAAGCAGAGAAAATGTTACTTGATGACGCTGCGATTGTTCCAGTATATCAACGTGGTAGAGCATATATACAAAGAGAATCAATTAAAAATATGTACAATCATAAATATGGCGGCGATTTAAGCTTTAAATGGGCGTCAGTAGAGAAATAA
- the spx gene encoding transcriptional regulator Spx — MVTLYSSPSCTSCRKAKLWLEENHIPYTERNIFSDPLTIEEIKEILRMTESGTDEIISTRSKVFQELNVNLESLPLQDLYKMIRDYPGILRRPIMIDEKRLQVGYNEDEIRRFLPRTVRTFQLREAQRLVN, encoded by the coding sequence ATGGTAACATTATATAGTTCTCCAAGCTGTACGTCTTGTAGAAAGGCGAAATTATGGCTAGAGGAAAATCATATTCCTTATACAGAACGTAATATTTTCTCAGATCCATTAACGATTGAGGAAATTAAAGAGATTTTACGTATGACAGAAAGCGGAACGGATGAGATTATTTCTACTCGTTCGAAAGTTTTCCAAGAATTAAATGTAAACTTAGAGTCTTTACCACTTCAAGATTTATATAAGATGATTCGTGACTATCCAGGGATTTTACGTCGTCCAATTATGATTGACGAGAAACGCCTTCAAGTAGGTTACAATGAAGACGAAATCCGCCGTTTCTTACCACGTACAGTAAGAACGTTCCAATTACGTGAAGCACAGCGTCTTGTAAATTAA
- a CDS encoding TerC family protein codes for MDLEFLTSVLMIVGIDVVLGGDNAIVIALASRNLPESKRNKAILIGTLLAIVLRILLTILAVYLLDIPFLQLIGGVLLTLIAVNLLTDNSNDLSAIQGKTTLFQAVRTIVFADLVMGFDNVIAIAGAAHGRLLLVIIGLLISIPIIIWGSKLILILMERFPFLIYCGAAILAYTAGKMVTHEDRLATFFHNNPSFTASIPYLFIFTILCIGFIVQQVRLRNVKH; via the coding sequence ATGGACTTAGAGTTTTTAACATCTGTACTAATGATTGTCGGTATCGATGTTGTATTAGGTGGTGACAACGCAATCGTCATCGCACTAGCTAGCCGCAATTTACCTGAATCAAAACGAAATAAAGCCATTTTGATTGGTACTCTTTTAGCAATCGTACTAAGAATTCTCCTTACTATACTAGCTGTCTATTTACTCGACATTCCATTTCTGCAACTTATCGGGGGCGTTTTACTTACATTAATTGCAGTAAATTTACTAACTGATAATAGCAACGATCTTTCCGCTATTCAAGGAAAAACAACTTTATTTCAAGCTGTGCGTACAATTGTATTCGCTGATCTCGTTATGGGGTTTGACAACGTTATTGCTATTGCAGGAGCAGCTCACGGAAGATTATTACTCGTAATAATCGGCTTACTCATTTCTATTCCGATTATTATTTGGGGCAGCAAACTCATTTTAATACTTATGGAACGCTTTCCATTCCTCATTTATTGCGGAGCAGCGATTCTCGCCTATACAGCAGGAAAAATGGTCACACATGAAGACAGACTTGCAACCTTTTTTCATAACAACCCAAGTTTCACTGCAAGCATTCCATACTTGTTTATTTTCACCATTTTATGCATCGGCTTTATCGTGCAACAAGTTCGATTACGAAATGTGAAACATTAA
- the mecA gene encoding adaptor protein MecA produces MDIERINDHTMKFFITYIDIEDRGFNREEIWYDRERSEELFWEMMDEARDHDDFFIDGPLWIQVQAVDKGIEVLVTKAELSKDGQKLELPIGVDKIIDIPLDEGIESLFQQELVEEVEEQAGTNFNEGGTFGFLIKFNDFEDVISLSHRLIFEDIKDELYSFENRYYVYVEFDEVLHDEEEIDRILSIVLEYGEESTLTIHRVSEYGKQIVKEHALETIRNNFPAKT; encoded by the coding sequence TTGGATATTGAAAGAATTAATGACCATACGATGAAATTTTTTATTACGTACATTGATATAGAGGATAGAGGGTTTAATCGTGAAGAAATTTGGTATGACCGCGAACGAAGTGAAGAGCTCTTTTGGGAGATGATGGACGAAGCTCGTGATCATGATGATTTCTTTATTGATGGACCGCTATGGATTCAAGTGCAAGCAGTCGATAAAGGGATTGAAGTACTTGTAACAAAAGCGGAGCTTTCAAAGGATGGACAAAAGCTAGAACTACCAATAGGTGTAGATAAAATTATAGACATTCCTCTAGATGAAGGTATTGAATCATTATTCCAGCAAGAATTAGTGGAAGAGGTAGAAGAACAAGCAGGAACAAACTTTAACGAAGGTGGTACGTTTGGCTTTTTAATTAAGTTTAATGATTTTGAAGATGTCATTTCATTAAGCCACCGTCTTATCTTTGAAGATATAAAAGATGAGCTATATTCATTTGAGAACCGCTATTATGTATATGTGGAATTCGATGAAGTGCTACATGATGAAGAAGAAATTGATCGTATTTTAAGTATTGTTTTAGAGTACGGAGAAGAGTCAACTTTAACAATTCATCGTGTAAGTGAGTATGGGAAACAAATTGTGAAAGAGCATGCGCTTGAAACAATTCGCAATAATTTTCCTGCTAAAACGTAG
- a CDS encoding cardiolipin synthase yields the protein MKNTLKLIFFVLLLFALFVSLRMFIDVAFYSDVIGIKDVSILGIISILFTVSAFLIGCVIFLENRHPSKTLTWLIVLGIFPVFGFFAYLLFGQNFRRKRMFQKKALLDEQAFLQYKGHEDYEERILRNHKHQELLFRLADRLGALNISFQTETRTLTNGDETFQAILDGLKRAKHHIHMEYYIVRDDKLGTEIKDILIQKSKEGVVVRFLYDAVGSFRLSNSYIEELNDAGVEMIPFFPVRFPILNDKINYRNHRKIVIIDGNEGFVGGLNIGDEYLGKDKYFGFWRDTHLYLRGEAVQSLQLIFLQDWFYMTGEAVLAPEYLQAKAVEGDHWGGVQLVAGGPDNKWETIKHLYFAMIASARKSIWIATPYFIPDDDILSALKVAALAGIDVRLLMPSKPDKRTVFYASRSYFPELLDAGVKIYEYEKGFLHSKVVIVDSDLASIGTANMDMRSFHLNFEVNAFLYDTDSIRKLVQDYKEDIEESSEIHVDRFHKRRLHRRIVESTYRLLSPLL from the coding sequence ATGAAAAATACGCTAAAGTTGATTTTCTTTGTTTTACTATTATTCGCGTTATTTGTTTCGTTACGTATGTTTATTGATGTAGCATTTTATTCGGATGTAATTGGGATAAAAGATGTTTCGATTTTAGGTATTATTAGTATTTTATTTACGGTATCTGCATTTTTAATTGGCTGCGTTATTTTCTTAGAGAACCGTCATCCGTCTAAAACACTTACATGGCTCATTGTGTTAGGGATTTTTCCGGTATTTGGATTTTTCGCTTATTTATTATTCGGACAGAACTTTCGAAGGAAGAGAATGTTCCAAAAAAAGGCGTTGCTCGATGAACAAGCATTTTTACAATACAAGGGGCATGAAGATTACGAAGAACGGATTTTGCGTAATCATAAGCATCAAGAGTTGTTATTTCGTTTAGCGGACCGCTTAGGCGCTTTAAATATTTCATTTCAAACTGAAACGAGAACATTAACAAATGGAGATGAAACGTTTCAGGCCATTTTAGATGGATTAAAACGAGCGAAACATCACATTCATATGGAATATTACATTGTGCGTGATGATAAGCTTGGAACAGAAATTAAAGATATTTTAATACAAAAATCAAAAGAAGGCGTAGTCGTACGTTTTTTATATGATGCGGTTGGAAGTTTTAGATTATCGAATTCATATATTGAAGAATTAAACGACGCAGGTGTCGAAATGATTCCATTTTTCCCTGTGCGCTTTCCAATTTTAAACGATAAGATTAATTATCGAAACCACCGAAAAATCGTTATTATTGATGGGAATGAAGGATTTGTAGGTGGATTAAATATTGGTGATGAATATTTAGGGAAGGATAAGTATTTCGGTTTTTGGCGAGACACGCATTTATATTTGCGTGGTGAAGCTGTTCAAAGCTTGCAACTTATTTTCCTTCAAGATTGGTTTTATATGACTGGTGAGGCTGTACTGGCCCCTGAATATTTACAAGCGAAAGCAGTTGAGGGTGATCATTGGGGAGGCGTACAGCTCGTTGCAGGTGGACCAGATAATAAATGGGAAACAATTAAACATTTATACTTTGCCATGATTGCTTCTGCACGGAAATCCATTTGGATTGCGACGCCGTATTTTATTCCGGATGATGATATTTTATCCGCATTAAAGGTAGCGGCACTTGCTGGTATTGATGTCCGTTTGTTAATGCCGAGTAAGCCTGATAAGCGCACCGTCTTTTACGCATCGAGATCGTACTTCCCAGAGCTTTTAGATGCAGGGGTAAAGATATATGAATACGAAAAAGGTTTTCTCCATAGTAAAGTTGTCATTGTCGATTCTGATTTAGCTTCAATTGGGACGGCTAATATGGATATGAGAAGTTTTCATTTGAACTTTGAAGTAAATGCCTTTTTATATGATACAGATAGCATTCGAAAACTCGTTCAAGATTATAAAGAGGATATAGAAGAATCAAGTGAAATTCATGTCGATCGTTTTCATAAAAGGCGTCTTCATAGACGAATTGTTGAATCGACGTATCGATTATTATCACCTTTATTATAA